A genomic window from Sulfurimonas sp. hsl 1-7 includes:
- a CDS encoding TIGR04219 family outer membrane beta-barrel protein, with translation MKKIISTLAIVSGLATVASADFARVEMGVGAWGQEPAGGITYQNGPATGSYTSNETKKTSAYAWMLVKHPIPVVPNLRLEYSSVEDKGSVDGTFKDFTASSVTTGSFKVDQYDVIPYYNILDNTAWITLDLGLDIKVLDSSFKAEGVNVNGVVGLSDYEDSALLAVPMGYARARVEIPATDIGIESDIKYITYSGSTLSDFRVKVDYTFDITPVVQPAIEVGYRTQSYVIETDDDKTKVDMKFSGVYAGLMLRF, from the coding sequence ATGAAAAAAATCATATCTACTTTGGCGATAGTATCTGGTTTAGCTACTGTTGCAAGTGCAGATTTTGCAAGAGTTGAAATGGGTGTCGGTGCTTGGGGACAAGAACCTGCAGGTGGCATTACATATCAAAATGGTCCAGCAACAGGTAGTTACACAAGTAATGAAACTAAAAAAACATCAGCTTATGCATGGATGCTTGTAAAACATCCTATTCCGGTAGTACCAAATTTAAGACTTGAATATTCAAGTGTTGAAGATAAAGGTAGCGTAGATGGAACTTTCAAAGACTTTACTGCTAGCAGTGTTACGACAGGATCATTTAAAGTAGACCAATATGATGTAATTCCATACTATAATATCCTTGACAATACTGCTTGGATCACATTAGATTTAGGTTTAGATATTAAAGTATTAGACTCTTCATTTAAAGCTGAAGGTGTAAATGTAAATGGTGTTGTGGGACTTAGTGATTATGAAGATAGTGCATTATTAGCAGTACCGATGGGATATGCAAGAGCACGCGTAGAGATTCCTGCTACAGATATCGGTATTGAATCAGATATAAAATATATCACGTACAGCGGTTCAACTCTATCTGATTTTAGAGTAAAAGTTGACTATACTTTTGATATCACTCCTGTTGTACAACCTGCTATAGAAGTTGGTTATAGAACACAAAGTTATGTAATAGAAACAGATGATGACAAAACAAAAGTAGATATGAAATTTTCAGGTGTTTACGCAGGTTTAATGCTACGTTTCTAA
- the tpx gene encoding thiol peroxidase encodes MATTKFKGTDVELLGNQVNVGDKAPEVTVVNSDGLGDVVVGGAQGVKQLIIVVPSLDTGVCATETRNFNAKAAELEGVKTTVVSMDLPFAAGRFCSAEGICNLTVASDFRNKDFANAYGVLLGGSVLAGVTCRAIFVVDENGVVTYKEIVPEITEEPAYDAALEAAQK; translated from the coding sequence ATGGCAACTACAAAATTTAAAGGTACAGACGTAGAGTTATTAGGAAATCAAGTAAATGTTGGAGATAAAGCTCCAGAGGTAACAGTTGTTAATTCAGATGGTTTAGGTGATGTAGTAGTTGGTGGTGCACAAGGTGTAAAACAACTTATCATCGTTGTTCCTTCTTTAGACACTGGTGTATGTGCTACTGAAACTCGTAACTTCAATGCAAAAGCTGCTGAATTAGAAGGTGTTAAAACTACTGTTGTATCTATGGACCTTCCATTTGCTGCTGGTAGATTCTGTTCTGCTGAAGGTATTTGTAACTTAACTGTTGCTTCTGACTTCAGAAACAAAGATTTCGCTAACGCTTACGGAGTACTTTTAGGTGGTTCTGTTTTAGCAGGTGTAACTTGTCGTGCTATCTTCGTTGTTGATGAAAACGGTGTTGTAACTTACAAAGAAATCGTTCCAGAAATTACTGAAGAACCAGCATACGATGCAGCTTTAGAAGCAGCTCAAAAATAA
- a CDS encoding sensor domain-containing diguanylate cyclase, protein MFLVALSFFFLFEIVIISTVKYLENIDKSHFLENKTKELNVQMQMGKHYLSEMAEVLYDTMVYDPKISEIMHQATITTDLQKEALLRAELYQLLQKKYEYMKKLGVRQLHFHAPGAVSFLRFHRVEKFGDSLAGIRESLMYVNKSKKPVECFEEGRIFNGFRHVYPLFYNKEFVGSVEISYSFKAFLNHMLKINPNASYLFLMNQEVIDTKVFDDEKRNYIKSDFDGYSIDKNTLNNNMGISLDEIFAINKKISKRISKDLQKKENFTVDTFIGQLQNKSVLVSFIGIKNFEEKKVAYMVGYSYSVTMDIFNKRATQMALLLTFVNVVLTLLLIILFRNEKLKTQRASEEAIHDPLTGVLNRRGFDNILDYKASISRRYDSDMSVIFFDIDHFKEVNDSYGHDIGDTILQEISDVIKANIRESDIFARWGGEEFILVLPQTSMQEGVILAEKLRAEIKRYHFTKVEALTCSFGVTQLHDDESVDELLKRADELLYLAKTKGRDRVVSDTERSTNLKYSL, encoded by the coding sequence ATGTTCTTAGTGGCGCTGAGTTTCTTTTTTCTATTTGAGATAGTAATTATTTCAACTGTAAAGTATTTAGAAAATATTGACAAGTCACATTTCTTGGAAAATAAAACAAAAGAACTTAATGTTCAAATGCAGATGGGGAAACACTATCTCAGCGAGATGGCAGAGGTTCTCTATGATACGATGGTTTACGATCCGAAAATTTCAGAGATTATGCATCAAGCCACCATAACAACAGATCTTCAAAAAGAGGCTTTATTAAGAGCTGAACTCTATCAACTATTACAAAAAAAATATGAGTATATGAAGAAACTGGGTGTAAGACAATTACACTTTCATGCCCCGGGTGCTGTAAGTTTTTTACGATTTCACAGAGTTGAAAAATTTGGGGACTCTTTAGCAGGTATTAGAGAATCTCTAATGTATGTGAATAAGTCTAAAAAACCTGTGGAGTGTTTTGAAGAGGGTAGAATTTTTAACGGATTTCGTCATGTTTATCCTCTTTTTTATAACAAAGAGTTTGTCGGCAGTGTAGAGATATCTTACTCTTTTAAAGCATTTTTAAATCATATGTTAAAGATAAACCCGAATGCTTCTTACCTTTTTCTGATGAATCAAGAGGTTATTGACACGAAAGTATTTGATGATGAAAAACGTAACTATATTAAAAGTGATTTTGATGGATATAGTATAGATAAAAATACTTTGAACAATAATATGGGAATCTCTTTGGATGAGATATTTGCAATTAATAAAAAAATATCAAAACGGATCTCAAAAGATTTACAAAAAAAAGAAAATTTTACTGTTGATACATTTATAGGTCAGTTGCAAAATAAAAGTGTACTAGTAAGTTTTATAGGGATTAAAAACTTTGAAGAGAAAAAAGTAGCATATATGGTTGGATATAGCTACAGTGTAACAATGGATATCTTTAATAAAAGAGCTACACAGATGGCATTACTGTTAACATTTGTAAATGTTGTTTTAACTCTTTTACTTATTATACTTTTTAGAAACGAAAAGCTCAAAACACAACGTGCTTCAGAAGAGGCGATTCATGATCCTCTCACCGGAGTACTCAACAGAAGAGGATTTGATAATATTTTGGATTATAAGGCCTCTATCTCAAGAAGATATGATTCAGATATGAGTGTGATCTTTTTTGACATAGATCATTTCAAAGAGGTGAATGATAGTTACGGGCATGATATAGGCGATACTATTCTACAAGAGATAAGTGATGTAATTAAAGCCAATATACGAGAGAGTGATATTTTTGCGAGATGGGGCGGGGAAGAGTTTATTTTAGTTCTGCCGCAAACATCTATGCAAGAGGGTGTTATTTTGGCAGAGAAGTTACGAGCGGAGATTAAAAGATACCATTTTACAAAAGTGGAAGCACTTACATGTAGTTTCGGTGTTACACAACTACACGATGATGAATCGGTAGATGAACTGCTTAAACGTGCAGATGAGCTTTTATATCTTGCCAAGACAAAGGGGAGAGATAGGGTAGTAAGTGATACGGAAAGAAGCACCAATCTTAAATATAGCTTATGA
- the tsaD gene encoding tRNA (adenosine(37)-N6)-threonylcarbamoyltransferase complex transferase subunit TsaD: MILSIESSCDDSAIAITEIETGKLVFHKKISQEIEHSVYGGVVPELAARLHAETLPKILEQTKPYFSQLKAVAVTSSPGLAVTLIEGVTMAKAISIALDIPIIGVNHLVGHIYSLFIEKETTFPLTVLLVSGGHTQVMEVKSLTEIKTVAKSMDDSFGESFDKVAKMMGLGYPGGPLIQELAKEGDRLKYNFTVPLHQSPLIAFSYSGLKNAVRLAVEEAGENKELYKDIAASFEHIATKHLTMKLKKYFKSNPPKRLAIVGGASANLYLRSQIEALLKPYNAQLLLSELQYCSDNAAMIGRVALDMYKQGDFSELKELDISPKSQL; encoded by the coding sequence ATGATTTTAAGTATAGAAAGCAGTTGTGACGACAGTGCTATAGCGATCACTGAGATCGAAACAGGGAAACTGGTTTTTCATAAAAAGATCAGCCAAGAGATAGAGCATAGTGTATACGGCGGAGTAGTTCCTGAACTAGCAGCGCGTCTGCATGCCGAGACACTGCCGAAGATTTTGGAGCAAACAAAACCGTACTTTTCACAACTTAAAGCCGTAGCGGTAACATCTTCACCGGGACTTGCCGTGACATTGATCGAGGGTGTAACGATGGCAAAAGCTATCTCGATCGCACTCGATATTCCGATTATCGGAGTAAATCATCTTGTAGGACATATCTACTCGTTGTTTATAGAGAAAGAAACAACTTTCCCTTTAACTGTTTTACTTGTTTCAGGCGGACATACGCAAGTGATGGAAGTAAAAAGTCTAACGGAGATTAAGACTGTCGCAAAGTCTATGGATGACAGTTTCGGTGAGAGTTTTGACAAGGTGGCAAAAATGATGGGACTGGGCTATCCCGGAGGCCCACTTATTCAAGAGTTGGCAAAAGAGGGTGATAGACTAAAATACAACTTTACAGTACCGCTTCATCAATCTCCTCTTATCGCTTTTAGTTACTCGGGACTCAAAAATGCAGTAAGACTTGCAGTGGAAGAAGCAGGGGAAAATAAAGAACTTTACAAAGATATAGCAGCATCGTTTGAGCATATTGCTACAAAACATTTGACTATGAAACTCAAAAAATATTTTAAGTCAAATCCTCCAAAAAGATTAGCTATAGTCGGAGGAGCTAGTGCAAACTTATATCTTCGTTCACAAATAGAAGCGCTTTTAAAACCGTATAATGCACAACTGCTTTTAAGCGAACTTCAATATTGTTCAGATAATGCGGCAATGATAGGAAGAGTTGCACTCGATATGTACAAACAAGGGGACTTTTCGGAACTAAAAGAGTTAGATATCTCCCCAAAAAGCCAATTATAA
- the dxr gene encoding 1-deoxy-D-xylulose-5-phosphate reductoisomerase: MVLLGSTGSIGVNALIVAKKFGIEVEVLVCGNNIQLLNEQIQEHNPKVVVVGNQDAVKDVRHSNVLWGEDAILEVIEASKSELVVNALVGFLGLRPTLKALECGKKVALANKESLVAGGAFIDTAKIQPIDSEHFGLWYLLQDRAVEKMTITASGGAFRDWVIEDIHNATLEDTQRHPNWSMGQKITIDSATMVNKMFELLEARWLFGEGQYDAIIETKSLIHALIDYKDGSTTAHFANASMQLPIAYALNKNCNEKILDHVNLLEVGSLEFRKITPERYPVWEIKEDLLKNPEYGVVVNAANEASIERFIAKEIGFTDISKNIIKAYNHFKVKPKSIEDVFALDKEVRAFIHANC; the protein is encoded by the coding sequence ATGGTACTTTTAGGCTCAACAGGCTCGATAGGGGTCAATGCCCTCATCGTTGCTAAAAAGTTTGGTATCGAAGTTGAGGTACTAGTTTGCGGCAATAACATACAACTTCTTAACGAGCAGATACAAGAGCATAACCCTAAAGTGGTAGTTGTTGGGAATCAAGATGCCGTAAAAGATGTTAGGCATTCGAATGTTCTTTGGGGTGAAGATGCCATCTTAGAGGTGATCGAAGCTTCAAAAAGTGAATTGGTTGTCAATGCCCTTGTAGGTTTTTTAGGGCTGCGTCCAACGTTAAAAGCATTAGAATGCGGGAAAAAAGTTGCATTAGCAAACAAGGAATCTCTTGTTGCGGGTGGAGCTTTTATAGATACTGCGAAAATTCAACCGATTGACAGTGAACATTTCGGGCTTTGGTATCTGTTGCAGGATAGAGCTGTAGAGAAGATGACTATTACGGCAAGCGGCGGGGCTTTTCGTGACTGGGTGATCGAAGATATTCACAATGCTACTTTAGAAGATACACAAAGACATCCAAACTGGTCTATGGGACAGAAAATCACGATCGACAGTGCTACAATGGTGAACAAGATGTTTGAACTTCTTGAAGCAAGATGGCTCTTTGGTGAAGGGCAATATGATGCAATCATTGAAACAAAGTCGCTTATCCATGCATTAATAGACTATAAAGACGGCTCAACCACTGCACACTTTGCAAATGCTTCTATGCAGTTGCCGATAGCGTATGCGTTAAACAAGAACTGCAATGAGAAGATCTTGGACCATGTTAATCTTCTTGAAGTGGGAAGTTTAGAGTTTAGAAAGATTACACCTGAGCGTTATCCTGTTTGGGAGATAAAAGAGGATCTGCTGAAAAATCCGGAATACGGTGTAGTAGTAAATGCTGCAAATGAAGCATCAATTGAGCGTTTTATTGCTAAAGAGATAGGTTTTACGGATATTAGTAAAAATATTATCAAAGCATATAATCACTTTAAAGTAAAACCGAAAAGTATTGAAGATGTATTTGCTTTAGATAAAGAAGTTCGAGCGTTTATCCACGCTAATTGTTAG
- a CDS encoding phosphatidate cytidylyltransferase, which translates to MVSIFEEHRERIVTGLALLAAVLLIGFIDNFFLMWLVLGGVYILAFNEAIKLFGVEKDGLLIYAIGIWLVAGVYPYGDDLFVLAGVAYAGAVAYNKELPWKDFLPFIYPTAGMLFILTMYQEYGVMSLLWLLAVVALTDVGAYAVGKGIGHTQFCETSPNKTMEGVVGGITVATFGGLFFGLTIVDFTVAFFISFFVAVSSIFGDLFESSLKRAAGVKDSGDILPGHGGVLDRIDGYLFGAIVMLVLLRGLV; encoded by the coding sequence ATGGTAAGTATATTTGAAGAGCATAGAGAACGAATTGTAACTGGTTTAGCACTTTTAGCAGCAGTATTGCTCATAGGGTTTATAGATAACTTTTTCTTAATGTGGCTAGTTCTTGGTGGTGTCTATATTTTAGCATTTAACGAAGCGATCAAGCTTTTTGGTGTTGAAAAAGATGGTTTGCTAATTTATGCAATAGGTATCTGGTTAGTTGCAGGTGTATATCCGTACGGAGACGACCTTTTTGTCTTAGCCGGTGTAGCATATGCAGGTGCTGTAGCGTATAACAAAGAGCTTCCATGGAAAGACTTCTTACCGTTTATCTATCCGACTGCAGGGATGCTTTTTATACTTACTATGTACCAAGAATACGGTGTAATGTCACTGCTTTGGCTTTTAGCTGTTGTAGCCCTTACTGATGTAGGTGCATACGCGGTGGGTAAAGGTATCGGTCATACACAGTTTTGTGAAACATCTCCAAACAAAACGATGGAAGGTGTTGTAGGCGGCATAACGGTTGCTACTTTCGGCGGACTTTTTTTCGGTTTGACTATCGTTGATTTTACTGTAGCGTTTTTTATCTCATTTTTTGTAGCAGTATCTTCTATCTTCGGAGACCTTTTTGAATCTTCTTTAAAACGTGCAGCGGGCGTAAAAGACAGCGGAGATATATTACCGGGTCACGGCGGAGTACTTGACAGAATAGACGGTTACCTTTTCGGTGCAATCGTGATGTTGGTATTACTACGCGGCTTAGTATAG
- a CDS encoding NFACT RNA binding domain-containing protein, whose protein sequence is MKLSHLKQIVEYLKQFKKIAAIHRVNDTIIKIAFDRDDEIYFNMTRSNSSIFKCKEYPRSKVYNAPFDVILAKRFNRSNILGVELLNDDKIIRFKTSIASAYKEELTYLQLEFTGKYTNIIVLDENNIVLEALRHIDLFSSFREVRVGQKLLDIPQAPFIAKEYPIEDVESFLYGVYDKEQEQKLASLKKQKISSLEKKLKKLEKLYKKLDSEELLQAQASEFEHLGNLVLANAQNIKPYVKKLELNDYDGSVKEVALEKQYPNAFLISESFFTKSKKAKQRARHLHIEEESLRSKIEHTKLFINTVSQAKDTAKIELLFPKQIQNKKIKKDESIETFWIEGYKVQLGKNEKGNIKLLESAKAKDIWLHLKDRPSTHVIITTDKQSLPERIIKSAARLCVDFSTASKDKFLVDYTPRREVNIQNGANVLYNKYKTVEIDTRE, encoded by the coding sequence ATGAAATTATCACACCTCAAACAGATCGTAGAATATCTCAAACAATTTAAAAAAATAGCAGCTATCCATCGTGTGAACGACACAATTATCAAGATCGCTTTTGACAGAGATGATGAGATCTATTTTAATATGACCCGCTCAAACTCCAGCATTTTTAAATGTAAAGAGTACCCTAGAAGTAAGGTCTACAACGCTCCTTTTGACGTAATCCTTGCAAAACGGTTTAACCGCTCAAACATTTTAGGTGTAGAACTTCTCAATGATGACAAAATTATCCGTTTTAAAACATCGATTGCTTCGGCATATAAAGAGGAACTCACTTATCTGCAGCTAGAATTTACAGGAAAGTACACCAATATCATCGTTTTAGATGAGAACAATATTGTTCTTGAGGCATTGCGACATATTGACCTTTTCTCATCATTCCGTGAAGTAAGAGTGGGGCAAAAACTTTTAGATATTCCACAGGCACCGTTTATTGCAAAGGAGTATCCGATTGAGGATGTAGAGAGCTTTTTATATGGAGTGTACGATAAAGAACAAGAGCAAAAATTAGCATCTTTGAAAAAACAAAAGATCAGCTCTTTAGAGAAAAAACTCAAAAAACTTGAAAAGCTTTATAAAAAACTCGATTCTGAAGAACTTTTGCAGGCTCAGGCGAGTGAGTTTGAACATCTGGGGAACTTGGTACTTGCAAATGCGCAGAACATCAAGCCTTATGTGAAAAAACTAGAACTTAACGATTATGACGGAAGTGTCAAAGAGGTGGCTTTAGAGAAGCAGTACCCCAATGCATTTTTAATCAGCGAATCGTTCTTTACAAAGAGTAAAAAAGCGAAGCAAAGAGCAAGACATCTTCACATTGAAGAGGAGTCTTTAAGAAGCAAGATAGAGCATACAAAACTCTTTATCAATACCGTTTCCCAAGCGAAAGATACGGCAAAAATAGAGTTACTCTTTCCAAAACAGATACAAAACAAGAAGATAAAAAAAGATGAATCGATCGAGACTTTTTGGATCGAGGGTTATAAAGTGCAGTTGGGGAAAAATGAAAAAGGGAATATCAAGCTTTTAGAGAGTGCTAAAGCAAAAGATATCTGGCTCCATTTAAAAGACAGACCTTCAACTCATGTTATAATAACTACAGATAAACAAAGTCTTCCTGAGCGGATCATCAAATCGGCGGCAAGATTATGCGTAGATTTTTCAACCGCTTCAAAAGATAAGTTTTTGGTCGATTATACCCCTCGTAGGGAAGTAAACATCCAAAACGGGGCAAATGTTCTCTACAATAAGTATAAAACGGTAGAGATAGATACCCGAGAATAG
- a CDS encoding TonB-dependent receptor plug domain-containing protein: MQKKLQLSLLCIAFTSQLTAQDINLESITVTSAANTEQKLHDVTANTEVITAEEIEERRFTTVTQALNSLSGINFSSNGGLGKATSVYLRGFDSKRVLVLIDGIRYNDLTGLDGAPFGHLMISDIERIEVIKGAQSGIWGADASAGVINIITKSAEKGFHAGANVEYGNYNTQKHALNLSYKTDTYYVKAASQILTSDGFSTKVPKGENVDDYEADGYKNITSDLKLGFQFNETNKVDFSYTRIDAYSEYDPYDSNDTIEANKYGEDVTHDSFGQITFDHIDSFNEFKLYAKRSIFNRQYLTDNPTSHYNGSVYEYGANSKIGYDEKDFVLIALDYKTFKHENDLNEKYKNQAGTITNSNIFKTDNGEIILTEALRYDHYDMFDDKTTGKAGVKYNSKKYKTLSFSANIGSAYNVPTLYNLYSYYGNENLKPEDTTSFDATIEYKGFKATYFYNRVKNMIDYDFTISKYNNIQGTSILKGFELGYKEYLTDEILADISYTYLDAKNEDKEALRRRPQDTVKFAFAYYPTQKLQLGVDGEYIGSRFDRDNNQGVQTGYYTLVNFVANYKIDKNFTTYFKVDNITDTDYQVVDGYATAQRSTYLGVSYRY; the protein is encoded by the coding sequence ATGCAAAAAAAACTACAACTATCACTACTATGTATCGCTTTCACAAGCCAATTAACTGCTCAAGATATAAACCTAGAATCTATTACAGTTACATCTGCGGCCAATACTGAGCAAAAACTTCATGACGTCACGGCAAATACTGAAGTGATCACTGCCGAAGAGATCGAAGAGCGCCGTTTTACAACCGTTACACAAGCGCTAAACTCTCTTTCAGGGATCAATTTTTCAAGCAACGGCGGACTCGGAAAAGCAACCTCTGTTTATCTTAGAGGTTTTGATTCTAAAAGAGTTTTAGTTCTAATAGACGGAATCCGTTACAACGACTTGACAGGGCTTGACGGTGCACCTTTTGGACATTTAATGATCTCCGATATTGAGAGAATCGAAGTGATCAAAGGGGCACAATCCGGTATCTGGGGAGCTGATGCAAGTGCAGGTGTTATCAACATCATCACAAAGTCGGCAGAAAAAGGGTTCCATGCCGGTGCTAATGTAGAATACGGCAACTACAACACGCAAAAACATGCCCTGAACCTCTCCTACAAAACTGACACTTACTATGTAAAAGCAGCTTCGCAGATACTGACAAGTGACGGTTTTTCCACAAAAGTGCCAAAAGGTGAAAACGTAGATGACTATGAAGCTGACGGCTATAAGAACATCACATCTGATCTAAAGCTCGGTTTTCAATTTAATGAGACAAATAAAGTTGACTTCTCTTATACTCGCATTGATGCCTATTCAGAGTACGATCCTTACGATTCTAACGATACAATCGAAGCAAATAAATACGGTGAAGATGTAACCCACGATTCATTCGGGCAAATTACTTTTGATCATATTGACAGTTTTAACGAGTTTAAACTCTACGCAAAAAGATCAATATTTAACAGACAATATCTTACAGACAATCCGACTTCTCACTATAACGGAAGTGTTTATGAGTACGGAGCAAACTCAAAAATCGGCTATGATGAAAAAGATTTTGTATTGATCGCACTTGATTATAAAACGTTTAAGCACGAAAATGATCTGAATGAAAAATATAAAAACCAGGCAGGTACAATCACCAACTCAAATATTTTTAAAACAGATAATGGCGAAATTATCTTGACTGAAGCCCTGCGTTACGATCACTACGATATGTTTGATGATAAAACAACGGGAAAAGCGGGGGTAAAATACAACTCTAAAAAATATAAAACTCTCTCATTCTCTGCAAATATCGGTTCAGCGTATAATGTTCCTACTCTCTACAACCTCTACTCATACTACGGAAATGAAAACCTCAAACCCGAAGATACGACATCTTTCGATGCGACAATTGAGTACAAAGGGTTTAAAGCGACTTACTTTTACAACAGAGTCAAAAACATGATCGACTATGATTTTACGATCAGTAAATACAATAACATTCAAGGGACTTCTATTCTCAAAGGTTTTGAGCTTGGATACAAAGAGTACCTTACAGATGAGATCTTGGCAGATATCAGTTATACCTACCTCGATGCAAAGAACGAAGATAAAGAGGCTTTAAGAAGAAGACCGCAGGATACGGTTAAATTTGCATTTGCATACTATCCGACGCAAAAACTGCAACTTGGAGTTGACGGGGAGTATATCGGTTCACGTTTTGACAGAGACAATAACCAGGGGGTACAAACAGGCTACTATACTCTGGTAAATTTCGTAGCAAATTACAAAATAGACAAAAACTTTACAACTTACTTCAAAGTCGATAATATAACAGATACTGATTATCAAGTGGTTGACGGGTATGCAACGGCCCAGAGAAGCACATATCTCGGTGTAAGTTATAGATACTAA
- a CDS encoding ABC transporter substrate-binding protein yields the protein MKIFAVLLLVFTLNLFGAERIIALSPSINEIIFALGSGGEVVGNTEYCTYPEQSKKVTKVGGYFSPSLEKIVSLHPTVVIMQKNNYKLSQKLQQLGIKTKIVKIDTLQNIKHSIVELGTLLQKQEQANKIIQDINEALQSLKNITANKKVLVVIGHNTSLASRVFVAGQNLYFDDIIVASGNTNALQSSRKGQPILNAENIVATNPDIVILLAHSMKEKHLTREDLINPWKALPVNAANTDSIYIIDKKYAGIPSNRLVYFIDDFKNILLHYTQCKNRAIVSQSPYITHTLEFFDLQKCIVGASIYDEAVKKNTPRTGKVINPDKDAIKQLEPDFIFTSEWTKPQTLKTITPEKSKSFILRGFHSMHEIEENLETVAKALDLQDAQEKIARFKKSYHSLAKQIDAKEKKVLLLSACSKDIYSYGKNTYLGDLFSQCGFKVVDNAKKVRNFTLNELNEFIEKEKIDFIFGFVPYSKATTCHVLETTKKLPIVYLNGDNFMHPAPATLLKGLQELQSKEGEW from the coding sequence TTGAAAATATTTGCAGTGCTATTGCTTGTTTTTACCCTTAACCTCTTTGGAGCTGAGCGTATTATCGCACTATCGCCTTCGATCAACGAGATCATCTTCGCTCTTGGAAGTGGAGGTGAGGTGGTAGGCAATACCGAGTACTGTACATATCCCGAGCAGTCAAAAAAAGTGACAAAGGTGGGAGGTTACTTCTCCCCCTCTTTAGAGAAGATTGTTTCACTGCACCCGACTGTTGTAATTATGCAGAAAAACAACTATAAACTCAGCCAAAAACTACAACAGCTCGGGATCAAAACAAAAATTGTAAAGATAGATACTTTGCAAAATATCAAACACTCCATTGTTGAACTTGGAACTTTACTTCAAAAGCAAGAGCAAGCAAATAAGATCATCCAAGATATAAACGAAGCCCTTCAAAGCCTTAAAAACATAACTGCTAACAAAAAAGTGTTAGTTGTTATCGGGCATAATACATCGTTAGCTTCAAGAGTTTTCGTAGCGGGACAAAACCTTTACTTTGACGATATCATTGTGGCAAGCGGCAATACAAATGCCCTGCAAAGCTCACGCAAGGGACAGCCTATCTTAAATGCCGAAAACATAGTGGCGACAAATCCGGACATCGTGATCCTACTTGCTCACTCTATGAAAGAAAAACACCTCACAAGAGAGGATCTCATTAACCCGTGGAAAGCACTTCCAGTCAATGCCGCAAATACAGATTCTATCTACATCATAGATAAAAAATATGCCGGGATTCCAAGCAACAGACTTGTATATTTTATTGATGATTTTAAAAATATTTTACTCCACTACACCCAATGTAAAAATAGAGCGATAGTCTCTCAAAGCCCATACATCACTCATACTTTGGAGTTTTTTGATCTGCAAAAGTGTATAGTGGGTGCAAGTATCTATGATGAAGCGGTGAAAAAAAATACACCAAGAACCGGTAAAGTTATAAACCCCGATAAAGATGCCATTAAGCAGCTTGAACCAGACTTTATCTTTACCTCTGAGTGGACAAAACCGCAAACGCTTAAAACAATTACCCCTGAAAAAAGTAAAAGCTTTATTCTCCGCGGTTTTCATTCAATGCACGAGATCGAAGAAAACCTAGAAACAGTTGCCAAAGCTTTAGATCTGCAAGATGCACAAGAGAAAATAGCACGCTTTAAAAAGAGCTATCATTCACTTGCAAAACAAATAGATGCCAAAGAGAAAAAAGTGCTTCTTTTATCTGCCTGTTCAAAAGATATCTACTCCTACGGGAAAAACACCTATCTGGGCGATCTTTTTTCACAATGCGGTTTTAAAGTGGTCGACAATGCAAAAAAAGTGAGAAACTTTACCCTTAACGAACTCAACGAGTTTATAGAAAAAGAGAAAATCGACTTTATATTTGGCTTTGTACCCTACTCTAAAGCAACAACGTGTCACGTGTTAGAGACAACTAAAAAGCTTCCGATTGTTTACCTTAACGGAGATAATTTTATGCACCCAGCCCCTGCTACACTGTTAAAAGGGTTACAAGAGTTACAATCAAAAGAGGGAGAGTGGTAA